Proteins encoded by one window of Musa acuminata AAA Group cultivar baxijiao chromosome BXJ2-9, Cavendish_Baxijiao_AAA, whole genome shotgun sequence:
- the LOC135623616 gene encoding RNA-binding protein L-like — protein MMQPAGGMVQPPPMVPPPQMDQQQQPQQWMMMPPPPPPQQQYYQAAPAPPMWNQQPSQVPPPVPQAVPQPQPQYQAPAQVPPPQMQYQAAPAPAPAQAMVPQPASADEIRTLWVGDLQYWMDENYLYSCFVHTGEVLSVKIIRNKLNGQSEGYGFIEFVSRAAADRVLQTFNGQVMPNTEQAFRLNWASCGAGEKRGDGADYTIFVGDLAADVTDYLLQETFKNHYPSVKGAKVVTDRLTGRSKGYGFVKFGDLNEQTRAMTEMNGLYCSTRPMRIGAAANKKTLGAQQQYPANASYQTTQGAESENDPNNTTIFVGGLDPNVTDDNLRQVFGPYGEIVYVKIPVGKRCGFVQFANRANAEEALRTLNGTSLGGQNIRLSWGRSPTNKQPQQDPNQWNGGYYGYTQSYDAYGYAPPQDPNMYAYAAYPGYGNYQQQQPQQPPQ, from the exons ATGATGCAGCCTGCCGGCGGGATGGTGCAACCCCCTCCGATGGTGCCGCCCCCCCAGATGgaccagcagcagcagccgcagcaGTGGATGATGATGCCGCCGCCTCCTCCCCCGCAGCAGCAGTACTACCAGGCCGCCCCGGCGCCGCCGATGTGGAACCAGCAGCCTTCCCAGGTGCCCCCGCCGGTCCCCCAGGCCGTGCCGCAGCCTCAGCCGCAGTACCAGGCTCCGGCGCAGGTGCCACCTCCCCAGATGCAGTACCAGGCGGCACCTGCGCCTGCCCCGGCCCAGGCTATGGTGCCACAGCCGGCGTCGGCTGATGAGATCCGCACGCTCTGGGTCGGTGACTTGCAGTACTGGATGGACGAGAACTATCTCTACAGCTGCTTTGTTCACACTGGAGAG GTTCTTTCGGTTAAAATTATCCGCAATAAGCTGAATGGGCAATCGGAAGGTTATGGTTTTATTGAATTTGTATCTCGTGCCGCCGCAGATCGAGTTCTTCAAACTTTTAATGGTCAAGTGATGCCTAACACTGAACAAGCTTTCAGACTGAATTGGGCAAGTTGTGGAGCCGGTGAGAAACGTGGTGATGGTGCCGATTATACAATTTTTGTTGGGGATTTGGCTGCAGATGTCACTGACTATTTGTTGCAAGAGACATTCAAAAACCACTACCCATCAGTTAAGGGTGCCAAAGTTGTTACTGATAGATTGACTGGGCGTTCCAAAGGCTATGGCTTTGTTAAATTTGGGGATCTAAATGAACAAACAAGAGCCATGACTGAAATGAACGGACTTTACTGTTCAACGAGACCCATGCGGATTGGAGCAGCGGCCAATAAGAAGACTTTGGGTGCGCAACAGCAGTATCCTGCGAATG CTTCCTACCAGACTACACAGGGTGCTGAGTCTGAGAATGATCCAAATAATACCACT ATATTTGTTGGTGGGCTGGATCCAAATGTTACAGATGATAATTTGCGGCAAGTTTTTGGCCCATATGGAGAAATAGTTTATGTAAAGATACCTGTAGGCAAGCGTTGTGGGTTTGTGCAATTTGCTAACAG GGCCAATGCCGAGGAGGCTTTAAGGACATTAAATGGGACCTCATTGGGTGGACAAAACATCCGGCTCTCATGGGGTCGCAGCCCTACAAATAAACAG CCACAGCAGGATCCCAACCAGTGGAACGGGGGCTACTATGGTTACACCCAAAGCTATGATGCCTATGGATATGCCCCTCCTCAAGATCCTAATATGTATGCTTATGCAGCATATCCAGGATATGGTAActatcagcagcagcagccacaGCAGCCACCCCAG